The proteins below come from a single Salinilacihabitans rarus genomic window:
- a CDS encoding cation diffusion facilitator family transporter translates to MDGADRRGFARAAWANVFGNVAKILVEGAAGLAFGSVALLADAAHSVADLVASVVVLVWGRSSFDEPDATHPHGHDRIEPLTALFVGAVIVLLGLNLLYESVQGIVVGVEIRFSYLLIGALGFAIVDMYVVYRYTVAVNESIGSTGLAALATDCLNDIYTSAAAIAGVFGVLLGAPTLDPVAGGLVSLLVVYQGVEIGRENVTYLVGAAPPNEKRAEITETLRSHPDVEGVHDLTVFYDGTALEVEVHVEVDGDMPFREAHDIETTLVGALRDIEDVGDAHVHLDPSGIGEWKERAGG, encoded by the coding sequence ATGGACGGAGCCGACCGCCGCGGATTCGCCCGGGCCGCGTGGGCCAACGTGTTCGGGAACGTGGCGAAGATCCTCGTCGAGGGCGCCGCCGGCCTCGCGTTCGGCAGCGTCGCTCTGCTGGCCGACGCCGCCCACTCCGTGGCGGACCTCGTCGCGAGCGTCGTCGTCCTCGTCTGGGGCCGGAGTTCGTTCGACGAACCCGACGCGACCCACCCGCACGGACACGACCGGATCGAACCGCTGACCGCGCTGTTCGTCGGCGCCGTGATCGTCCTGCTGGGGCTGAACCTGCTGTACGAGTCCGTCCAGGGGATCGTCGTCGGCGTCGAGATCCGGTTCAGCTACCTCCTGATCGGCGCGCTCGGCTTCGCGATCGTCGACATGTACGTCGTCTACCGCTACACCGTGGCGGTCAACGAGTCGATCGGCTCGACGGGTCTGGCGGCGCTCGCGACCGACTGTCTCAACGACATCTACACCTCCGCCGCGGCGATCGCCGGCGTCTTCGGCGTCCTGCTGGGCGCCCCCACGCTCGACCCCGTCGCCGGCGGCCTCGTCAGCCTGCTGGTCGTCTACCAGGGCGTCGAGATCGGCCGCGAGAACGTCACCTACCTCGTCGGGGCCGCCCCGCCGAACGAGAAGCGCGCCGAGATCACCGAGACGCTCCGCTCGCATCCCGACGTCGAGGGCGTCCACGACCTGACGGTGTTCTACGACGGCACCGCCCTCGAGGTCGAGGTCCACGTCGAGGTCGACGGCGACATGCCGTTCCGGGAGGCCCACGACATCGAGACGACCCTCGTGGGGGCCTTGCGGGACATCGAGGACGTCGGTGACGCCCACGTCCACCTCGACCCCTCGGGGATCGGCGAGTGGAAAGAACGCGCGGGGGGGTGA
- the gdhB gene encoding glutamate dehydrogenase GdhB — translation MASEPHAVSAADASAADDGILATARRQLERAAALVDVDEAILERLRHPSRVHRVTIPFERDDGDVEIVTGYRAQHDSVRGPYKGGMRYHPDVTEDECVGLSMWMTWKCAVMDIPFGGAKGGVVVDPKTLSDDETERLTRRLAQELRTVVGPNHDIPAPDMGTGGREMAWFMDAYSMQEGETTPGVVTGKPPAVGGSYGREEAPGRSVAIVVREALDYYDRPLEGATVAVQGFGSVGANAARLLEEWGADVVAVSDVTGGVYDPDGLDVASIPTHQEEPEAVSRGDGDPVSNAELLALDVDVLVPAAVGNVLTADNAGAVRADLIVEGANGPTTARADEILEERGVPVVPDILANAGGVTVSYFEWLQDINRRSWPIERVREELETEMLGAWNEVAREFASADGVSWREAAYVVALSRLAAAHDARGLWP, via the coding sequence ATGGCGTCGGAACCGCACGCCGTGTCGGCCGCCGACGCGTCGGCGGCGGACGACGGCATCCTCGCGACGGCCCGCCGCCAGCTCGAACGCGCCGCGGCGCTGGTCGACGTCGACGAGGCCATCCTCGAACGGCTCCGCCACCCGTCGCGGGTCCACCGGGTGACGATCCCCTTCGAGCGCGACGACGGCGACGTCGAGATCGTCACCGGCTACCGCGCCCAGCACGACAGCGTCCGCGGCCCGTACAAGGGCGGGATGCGCTACCACCCCGACGTCACGGAAGACGAGTGCGTGGGCCTCTCGATGTGGATGACCTGGAAGTGTGCCGTGATGGACATCCCGTTCGGCGGGGCCAAAGGCGGCGTCGTCGTCGACCCCAAGACGCTGAGCGACGACGAGACCGAGCGGCTCACCCGCAGGCTCGCCCAGGAACTGCGGACCGTCGTCGGCCCCAACCACGACATCCCGGCGCCGGACATGGGCACCGGCGGCCGGGAGATGGCGTGGTTCATGGACGCCTACTCGATGCAGGAAGGCGAGACGACCCCCGGCGTCGTCACCGGCAAGCCGCCCGCCGTCGGCGGCTCCTACGGCCGCGAGGAGGCCCCCGGCCGGTCGGTCGCCATCGTCGTCCGCGAGGCCCTCGACTACTACGACCGCCCGCTGGAGGGTGCGACCGTCGCGGTCCAGGGGTTCGGCAGCGTCGGCGCCAACGCCGCCCGCCTCCTCGAGGAGTGGGGCGCGGACGTGGTCGCGGTCAGCGACGTCACCGGCGGCGTCTACGACCCCGACGGCCTCGACGTCGCCTCGATCCCGACCCACCAGGAGGAACCCGAGGCCGTCTCCCGCGGCGACGGCGACCCCGTCTCGAACGCCGAGTTGCTCGCCCTCGACGTCGACGTACTCGTCCCCGCGGCGGTCGGCAACGTCCTGACCGCCGACAACGCCGGCGCCGTCCGGGCCGACCTGATCGTCGAGGGGGCGAACGGCCCCACGACCGCCCGCGCCGACGAGATTCTCGAAGAGCGCGGCGTCCCGGTCGTCCCCGACATCCTCGCGAACGCCGGCGGCGTCACCGTCTCCTACTTCGAGTGGCTCCAGGACATCAACCGCCGTAGCTGGCCCATCGAGCGCGTCCGCGAGGAACTCGAGACGGAGATGCTCGGCGCGTGGAACGAGGTCGCCCGCGAGTTCGCGAGCGCCGACGGCGTCTCCTGGCGGGAGGCGGCGTACGTCGTCGCGCTCTCGCGGCTGGCGGCCGCCCACGACGCCCGCGGGCTCTGGCCCTGA
- a CDS encoding rubrerythrin-like domain-containing protein, with protein sequence MIDAPYDPETESTYECLECGRTVVSEGHPGTCPNCDATFRNRAMPIE encoded by the coding sequence ATGATCGACGCTCCCTACGACCCCGAGACCGAATCGACCTACGAGTGCCTCGAGTGCGGCCGGACCGTCGTCTCAGAGGGCCACCCCGGCACGTGCCCCAACTGCGACGCGACGTTCCGAAACCGCGCGATGCCCATCGAGTGA
- a CDS encoding bacterio-opsin activator domain-containing protein — protein MATTGAERGVVLVGAPDWTAAVREVLSAADAAVAVHEASAPALRDALADGDAVDALDGDGPRCLVCDDSTSADRGLSFLETVREGRPDLPVAFVPREGDEALAGAAVEAGATAYVPFDEREAALVDRIERATDAGERAARARRFDALVDDPDTFLWTLDRDGRVAEATDGDGDATAARFDALDRWSESARGTIRAAVERARDGKRVDRTVETADGETTLSLSFRPIEGDRPAGVLVYGRDVTERERLERELRRSEELHRVTLAHMTDTVLLTNDDGEFTYVCPNVHFIFGYTAEEIHEMGTIDALLGEDLYDEAELDAEGVLTNVECTAEDRDGDEHALLVNVRRVSIQDGTTLFSCRDVTRRKQRERALTSLHDTTRELLYAESKPEIAGRVVDDAAAVLDLPAAAVYLFDAEESVLEPAAYAGSLVADGGRPRPRWPGDGSVISTAFVGNDARTFENLGRWGETDLRLRSAVVVPLGDHGVFVVGSGDPDAIDDVTREVADLLAATAEAAMDRVERESALRERDRELERQNRRLTDLNRVNEIIRGIGQDVVDADTREGIEAAVCERLTEADRFAFAWIGDVDVRDGAVRPRAWAGDERGYLDVLGAGTEGTDPGERTLESGEPTVVENVATGLRKAPWRSAALTRGFQSVASVPLAYDEFGYGALTVYAERADAFDETTRSVLRELGETIAAGIGSVERTDALLGGRSVELAYELDGTSTVFGRLARRADCEVELEGGLQRVSDGVLAFATVAGAPAERVVALANESASIADARVVSEGEDGGLIRLHLSRPFLATRLVEHGAVVGTLAADPGGTTMAIDVPSSVETRSVDDLVRTTCPDATLVARRERDGPPATRERLAADVLAALTDRQLEVVRTAYHAGFFRTPRERTGSEVADSLDISPTAFSNHLRAVQRKLFAALFDDAAGG, from the coding sequence ATGGCAACCACCGGTGCGGAACGCGGGGTCGTCCTCGTCGGCGCCCCCGACTGGACCGCCGCCGTCCGCGAGGTCCTCTCGGCCGCCGACGCGGCGGTCGCGGTCCACGAGGCGTCGGCGCCGGCCCTCCGCGACGCGCTCGCCGACGGCGACGCGGTCGACGCCCTCGACGGCGACGGCCCGCGGTGTCTGGTCTGTGACGACTCGACCTCGGCGGATCGCGGCCTCTCGTTCCTCGAAACCGTCCGCGAGGGACGCCCCGACCTCCCCGTCGCGTTCGTCCCGCGCGAGGGCGACGAGGCCCTCGCCGGGGCCGCCGTCGAGGCGGGCGCGACGGCGTACGTCCCGTTCGACGAGCGGGAGGCGGCGCTGGTCGACCGGATCGAGCGGGCGACCGACGCCGGCGAGCGCGCGGCGCGGGCCCGCCGGTTCGACGCCCTCGTCGACGATCCGGACACCTTCCTGTGGACGCTCGACCGCGACGGCCGCGTCGCGGAGGCGACCGACGGCGACGGCGACGCGACGGCGGCGCGCTTCGACGCGCTCGACCGCTGGAGCGAGTCGGCCCGCGGGACGATCCGCGCGGCGGTCGAGCGCGCGCGGGACGGAAAACGGGTCGACCGGACGGTCGAGACGGCAGACGGCGAGACGACGCTCTCGCTGTCGTTCCGGCCGATCGAGGGCGACCGCCCCGCCGGCGTCCTCGTCTACGGCCGGGACGTCACCGAGCGCGAGCGCCTCGAACGCGAACTGCGCCGCTCGGAGGAACTCCACCGGGTGACGCTCGCGCACATGACCGACACGGTGTTGCTCACGAACGACGACGGCGAGTTCACCTACGTCTGCCCGAACGTCCACTTCATCTTCGGCTACACGGCCGAGGAGATCCACGAGATGGGGACGATCGACGCCTTGCTCGGCGAGGACCTCTACGACGAGGCCGAACTCGACGCCGAGGGCGTGCTGACGAACGTCGAGTGTACGGCCGAGGACCGCGACGGGGACGAGCACGCCCTGCTGGTCAACGTCCGCCGGGTGTCGATTCAGGACGGGACGACGCTGTTCAGTTGCCGGGACGTGACACGGCGCAAGCAGCGCGAGCGCGCGCTCACGTCGCTGCACGACACGACCCGCGAACTGCTGTACGCCGAGAGCAAGCCGGAGATCGCGGGCCGCGTCGTCGACGACGCGGCGGCCGTCCTCGACCTCCCCGCGGCGGCGGTCTACCTCTTCGACGCCGAGGAGAGCGTCCTCGAACCGGCGGCGTACGCGGGGTCGCTCGTCGCCGACGGCGGCCGGCCCCGGCCCCGGTGGCCGGGCGACGGGAGCGTGATCTCCACGGCGTTCGTGGGCAACGACGCGCGGACGTTCGAGAACCTCGGCCGGTGGGGCGAGACCGACCTCCGCCTTCGCAGCGCGGTCGTCGTCCCGCTTGGCGACCACGGGGTCTTCGTCGTCGGCTCCGGCGACCCCGACGCGATCGACGACGTGACGAGGGAGGTGGCGGACCTGCTCGCGGCCACCGCCGAGGCCGCCATGGACCGCGTCGAGCGCGAGTCCGCCCTCCGCGAGCGGGACCGCGAACTCGAACGGCAGAACCGCCGGCTGACCGACCTCAACCGGGTCAACGAGATCATCCGCGGCATCGGGCAGGACGTCGTCGACGCCGACACGCGCGAGGGGATCGAGGCGGCGGTCTGCGAACGGCTGACCGAGGCCGACCGGTTCGCGTTCGCGTGGATCGGCGACGTCGACGTCCGCGACGGCGCCGTCCGGCCGCGGGCGTGGGCCGGCGACGAGCGGGGCTATCTCGACGTCCTCGGGGCGGGGACCGAGGGGACGGACCCGGGCGAGCGGACCCTCGAGAGCGGCGAACCGACCGTCGTCGAGAACGTCGCCACGGGGTTGCGCAAGGCCCCGTGGCGGTCGGCGGCGCTCACCCGCGGCTTCCAGTCGGTCGCGAGCGTCCCGCTGGCGTACGACGAGTTCGGCTACGGCGCGCTGACCGTCTACGCCGAGCGCGCGGACGCATTCGACGAGACGACCCGGTCCGTCCTCCGGGAACTCGGCGAGACGATCGCCGCCGGCATCGGCTCGGTCGAGCGCACCGACGCCCTGCTCGGCGGCCGGAGCGTCGAACTCGCCTACGAACTCGACGGGACGAGCACGGTGTTCGGCCGCCTCGCCCGGCGGGCCGACTGCGAGGTCGAACTCGAAGGCGGGCTACAGCGGGTCTCCGACGGCGTGCTCGCGTTCGCGACGGTCGCGGGCGCGCCGGCCGAACGGGTGGTCGCGCTGGCGAACGAGTCGGCGTCGATCGCCGACGCCCGCGTCGTGAGCGAGGGCGAGGACGGCGGGCTGATCCGCCTGCACCTCTCGCGGCCGTTCCTCGCGACGCGGCTGGTCGAACACGGCGCGGTCGTCGGCACGCTCGCGGCCGACCCCGGCGGGACGACGATGGCCATCGACGTCCCGTCGTCGGTCGAGACCCGCTCGGTCGACGATCTGGTGCGGACGACCTGCCCCGACGCGACGCTCGTCGCCCGACGCGAGCGCGACGGCCCGCCGGCGACCCGCGAGCGCCTCGCGGCCGACGTGCTCGCGGCGCTGACCGACCGGCAACTCGAGGTGGTCAGGACGGCCTACCACGCCGGCTTCTTCCGGACGCCGCGCGAGCGGACCGGCAGCGAGGTCGCCGACTCGCTGGACATCTCGCCGACGGCGTTCTCGAACCACCTGCGGGCGGTCCAGCGGAAACTGTTCGCCGCGCTGTTCGACGACGCGGCGGGGGGTTGA
- a CDS encoding MBL fold metallo-hydrolase: MEVGDVREVTVGDCADLHYVDTGMYGTSEYGAVYLLDDERPAIVESGIGTNYEAILAALDEVGIDREAVEAIAVTHVHLDHAGGAGYLAEACPNADVYVPEVGAEHLVDPSRLVAGTKAAVGDQWEFYAEPKPIPEERVVPVADGDAIDLGEHELRVHEAPGHAPHQAVFEDPENDAVFTGDAAGIWVPSVEEIRETSPPAQFDLERCLEDVETLTEIDPDVLLYTHFGPREVGEDAADVLDEYARVLTEWVEAVEAARAELGDDEAVIEHFASETEMSDVWGERKARAEAAMNVRGVLGYLDWREG; encoded by the coding sequence ATGGAAGTCGGAGACGTCCGCGAGGTGACGGTCGGCGACTGTGCCGACCTCCACTACGTCGACACCGGGATGTACGGCACGAGCGAGTACGGCGCGGTCTACCTCCTCGACGACGAGCGCCCGGCCATCGTCGAGTCCGGCATCGGGACGAACTACGAGGCGATCCTCGCGGCGCTGGACGAGGTCGGGATCGACCGCGAGGCCGTCGAAGCGATCGCCGTCACGCACGTCCACCTCGACCACGCAGGCGGCGCGGGCTACCTCGCCGAGGCCTGCCCGAACGCCGACGTCTACGTCCCCGAGGTCGGCGCCGAGCACCTCGTCGACCCCTCGCGACTCGTCGCCGGCACGAAAGCCGCCGTCGGCGACCAGTGGGAGTTCTACGCCGAACCGAAGCCGATCCCCGAGGAGCGGGTCGTCCCGGTCGCCGACGGCGACGCGATCGACCTCGGCGAGCACGAACTCCGCGTCCACGAGGCGCCGGGCCACGCCCCCCACCAGGCCGTCTTCGAGGACCCCGAAAACGACGCGGTGTTCACCGGCGACGCCGCCGGCATCTGGGTCCCCTCCGTCGAGGAGATCCGCGAGACCTCCCCGCCAGCGCAGTTCGACCTCGAACGGTGTCTGGAGGACGTCGAGACGCTCACGGAGATCGATCCGGACGTCCTGCTCTACACCCACTTCGGCCCCCGCGAGGTGGGCGAGGACGCGGCCGACGTCCTCGACGAGTACGCGCGGGTGCTCACCGAGTGGGTCGAGGCGGTCGAGGCCGCGCGCGCGGAACTCGGCGACGACGAGGCCGTGATCGAACACTTCGCGAGCGAGACGGAGATGAGCGACGTCTGGGGCGAGCGCAAGGCCCGCGCCGAGGCCGCGATGAACGTCCGCGGCGTGCTGGGCTACCTCGACTGGCGCGAGGGGTAG
- a CDS encoding AMP-dependent synthetase/ligase has product MDWRDAEREYDDEVIGFTTLGRMFEDAVERHPNRPAQRYKGGVYDRSLAGTAVEAAEPGRFRAISYAEMRDLVRKLSAGFVDLGVEQGDRIGIFADTRMEWGQCDFALLSAGAVITTVYRSSSPDQVRYLLDDPGASGVVVENEDSLDRVLAVEDDLDLEFIVTMDDVEGYDDRDDVLTLADVYARGEETFDLDAHMERVDAPSMDDVASLIYTSGTTGKPKGVRLSHGNFRSNVNQVRKRCGPRPDKADDVPTIDAGTQTVSYLPLAHVFERLAGHFLMFASGACVAYAETPDTLQEDFSAVQPTAATSVPRVYEKIYDAIREQASESGLKQRIFEWATDVGREYQAADSPGVVLRTKRALADRLVFSQVRDALGGEVELLISGGGSLSPELCALYHGMGLPIFEGYGLTETAPVLTVNPPEAPKIGTIGPALPNVKLKVDESVADQDAFDDPGDVGELLVKGPNVTDGYWNKPGATERAFTDDGWFRTGDIVHIRPDGYVEFRERAKQILVLSTGKNVAPAPIEDAFAASEVVEQAMVVGDGEKFVSALLVPNTDNLREWAAEEGIDLPDDPEEVCEDERVIEYIQKEVDRVNENFEKHETIKEFRLAPEEFTEENEMLTPTMKKKRRVILDRFEDKIEDIYAEPVTAE; this is encoded by the coding sequence ATGGACTGGCGGGACGCCGAACGCGAGTACGACGACGAGGTGATCGGGTTCACGACGCTCGGGCGGATGTTCGAGGACGCCGTCGAGCGTCACCCGAACCGACCGGCCCAGCGGTACAAGGGGGGCGTCTACGATCGTTCGCTCGCCGGGACCGCCGTGGAGGCCGCCGAACCGGGGCGGTTCCGCGCGATCTCCTACGCCGAGATGCGCGACCTCGTCCGGAAGCTCTCGGCCGGCTTCGTCGACCTCGGGGTCGAGCAGGGCGACCGGATCGGCATCTTCGCGGACACGCGCATGGAGTGGGGCCAGTGTGACTTCGCGCTGCTGTCGGCCGGCGCGGTCATCACGACCGTCTACCGGAGTTCCTCGCCCGACCAGGTGCGGTACCTGCTCGACGATCCGGGGGCGTCGGGCGTCGTCGTCGAGAACGAGGACTCGCTCGACCGCGTCCTCGCCGTCGAGGACGACCTCGACCTCGAGTTCATCGTCACGATGGACGACGTCGAGGGGTACGACGACCGCGACGACGTCCTGACGCTGGCGGACGTCTACGCCCGCGGCGAGGAGACGTTCGACCTCGACGCACACATGGAGCGCGTCGACGCGCCGTCGATGGACGACGTGGCGAGTCTGATCTACACGAGCGGGACGACCGGCAAGCCGAAGGGGGTACGGCTGTCACACGGGAACTTCCGGTCGAACGTCAATCAGGTACGCAAGCGGTGTGGCCCCCGACCGGACAAGGCCGACGACGTGCCGACCATCGACGCGGGGACCCAGACGGTGTCGTACCTGCCGCTGGCACACGTCTTCGAGCGACTGGCCGGCCACTTCCTGATGTTCGCCAGCGGGGCCTGCGTCGCCTACGCCGAGACCCCGGACACCCTGCAGGAGGACTTCAGCGCGGTCCAGCCGACGGCGGCGACGAGCGTCCCCCGGGTGTACGAGAAGATCTACGACGCCATCCGCGAGCAGGCCAGCGAGTCCGGACTCAAACAGCGCATCTTCGAGTGGGCGACCGACGTCGGCCGCGAGTATCAGGCGGCCGACTCCCCCGGCGTCGTCCTGCGGACCAAGCGGGCGCTCGCGGACAGACTCGTCTTCTCGCAGGTGCGCGACGCCCTCGGCGGCGAGGTGGAACTGCTCATCAGCGGGGGCGGGAGCCTCTCGCCGGAACTCTGCGCGCTCTACCACGGGATGGGCCTGCCCATCTTCGAGGGCTACGGCCTCACCGAGACGGCCCCCGTACTCACGGTGAACCCGCCGGAGGCGCCGAAGATCGGTACCATCGGCCCCGCGCTCCCGAACGTCAAACTGAAAGTCGACGAGTCGGTCGCCGACCAGGACGCCTTCGACGACCCCGGCGACGTCGGCGAGTTGCTCGTGAAGGGGCCGAACGTCACCGACGGCTACTGGAACAAACCCGGCGCGACCGAACGCGCGTTCACCGACGACGGCTGGTTCCGAACCGGCGACATCGTCCACATCCGCCCCGACGGCTACGTCGAGTTCCGCGAGCGGGCGAAACAGATCCTCGTGCTCTCGACGGGGAAGAACGTCGCGCCCGCCCCCATCGAGGACGCCTTCGCCGCCAGCGAGGTCGTCGAGCAGGCGATGGTCGTCGGCGACGGCGAGAAGTTCGTCTCCGCCCTGCTCGTCCCGAACACCGACAACCTCCGGGAGTGGGCCGCCGAGGAGGGCATCGACCTGCCCGACGACCCCGAGGAAGTCTGCGAGGACGAGCGGGTCATCGAGTACATCCAGAAGGAGGTCGACCGCGTCAACGAGAACTTCGAGAAACACGAGACGATCAAGGAGTTCCGCCTCGCCCCCGAGGAGTTCACCGAGGAAAACGAGATGCTCACCCCCACCATGAAGAAGAAGCGGCGGGTGATCCTCGACCGCTTCGAGGACAAGATCGAGGACATCTACGCGGAACCGGTCACCGCCGAGTGA